A single genomic interval of Adhaeribacter pallidiroseus harbors:
- a CDS encoding adenylate/guanylate cyclase domain-containing protein: MMAKILVVDDETDLELLIKQKFRRKIRENAYEFVFAHNGVEALQKLAEHPDLDIMLSDINMPEMDGLTLLTKLPEVNPLVKAVMVSAYGDMENIRMAMNRGAFDFVCKPVNFEDLEVTMDKTMLHVSQLRETMQAIKENNILKMYVDENVLNFMTHKEFENSILVNESIEATIMFMDICGFTSITEKVPANTVVGLLNKYFDLMVKEVIAQNGHVDKFMGDAVMAVFRGNYHLDRAMDAALAVREKLNQENEVQLDGHFFKPQVSVGINSGEVISGNIGSVSLRRLDYTVIGDGVNLAQRLQSVAQPNQIVISEAVYEQAKESFQCQKIKEVNLKNKAVPVVIYEVLE; encoded by the coding sequence CTGATGGCCAAAATATTGGTGGTTGACGACGAGACCGATTTAGAATTACTGATTAAACAAAAATTTCGACGGAAAATTAGAGAAAACGCGTATGAGTTTGTTTTTGCGCACAACGGCGTAGAAGCTTTGCAGAAACTGGCCGAACACCCCGATTTAGATATTATGCTGAGCGACATTAACATGCCCGAAATGGACGGCCTAACCTTGCTCACCAAATTACCCGAGGTAAACCCGTTGGTAAAAGCCGTGATGGTATCGGCTTACGGCGACATGGAAAACATCCGGATGGCCATGAACCGGGGCGCTTTTGATTTTGTGTGCAAGCCCGTAAACTTCGAAGACCTGGAAGTAACCATGGATAAAACCATGCTGCACGTATCGCAACTGCGCGAAACCATGCAGGCCATTAAGGAAAATAACATTCTTAAAATGTACGTGGACGAGAACGTGCTGAATTTTATGACGCACAAAGAGTTCGAAAACAGTATTCTGGTAAATGAATCCATTGAAGCCACCATTATGTTTATGGATATTTGCGGTTTCACGTCTATTACCGAAAAAGTACCGGCCAATACGGTAGTGGGTTTACTAAACAAATATTTCGACTTGATGGTGAAAGAAGTAATTGCGCAGAATGGCCACGTGGATAAATTTATGGGCGATGCGGTGATGGCGGTCTTCCGGGGTAATTACCACCTGGACCGGGCCATGGATGCGGCCTTAGCGGTGCGCGAAAAATTGAATCAGGAAAATGAAGTACAGTTAGATGGGCATTTTTTTAAACCGCAGGTTTCGGTGGGCATTAATTCCGGCGAGGTTATTTCGGGTAATATTGGTTCTGTTTCGCTGCGCCGCTTAGACTATACCGTTATCGGCGATGGCGTTAATCTGGCGCAACGGCTGCAATCGGTAGCGCAGCCCAACCAAATCGTAATTTCGGAAGCAGTTTATGAACAAGCGAAAGAATCGTTTCAGTGCCAGAAAATAAAAGAAGTAAATTTAAAAAATAAAGCAGTTCCCGTGGTAATCTACGAAGTTTTAGAATAA
- a CDS encoding response regulator, translated as MKILVVDDEADVQPLFLQRFRREIKNGELDFAFSVSGEEAFAYLQQYDSEVVLILSDINMPGMSGLELLQLIRKKHETKPPTVMMITAYGDEENYQQAMHYGADDFLTKPLDFSLLKEKLKNFAS; from the coding sequence ATGAAAATATTAGTAGTGGACGACGAAGCCGATGTGCAGCCATTATTTTTACAACGTTTCCGGCGGGAAATTAAAAATGGCGAACTGGATTTTGCTTTTTCCGTGTCCGGAGAAGAGGCTTTTGCTTACCTGCAACAATACGATTCGGAGGTAGTACTGATTTTATCCGATATTAATATGCCCGGCATGAGCGGTCTGGAACTGCTGCAATTGATTCGCAAAAAGCACGAAACCAAGCCGCCCACCGTAATGATGATAACAGCTTACGGCGACGAGGAAAACTACCAGCAAGCCATGCACTACGGAGCCGATGACTTTTTAACCAAGCCCTTGGATTTTAGCCTGTTAAAAGAAAAACTTAAAAATTTTGCATCCTGA
- a CDS encoding sensor histidine kinase, protein MRKSNQGTTQTFKWDQWLNVSSWITLGLMFAIGSFLSDEVSNFSAAIYLWLVIFFIYKEPDFYSSRAFVTPILPFAVIAFLSGFLNLIVPDFYKNWEGYWSAAIMGAFVWNFASWINANKREKELDYERQQRQLEEQQKLALSAQNNQLEVLVAERTAEITKQKEELEVTIKELQATQAQLVQQEKLASLGELTAGIAHEIQNPLNFVNNFSEVSTELLGELKEGPLQKLPPEEKQYAEEILFDLTQNLNKVSYHGKRAEKIVKGMLQHSRTTTGQKEPTDINALADEYLRLSYHGLRAKDKSFNATIKTDFAPDLKPVEAVSQDLGRVLLNLYNNAFYAISEKKKLQNGAFEPTINVSTQQKDDKIEIRVKDNGLGIPQAIRDKIMQPFFTTKPAGKGTGLGLSLSFDIITKVHGGTIDLNTQEGEFSEFILRLPRNNG, encoded by the coding sequence TTGCGAAAATCCAACCAGGGCACCACTCAGACTTTTAAGTGGGACCAATGGCTGAATGTTTCCAGCTGGATTACTCTGGGCCTTATGTTTGCGATTGGCAGTTTTTTAAGCGACGAAGTATCTAATTTTAGCGCGGCCATTTATCTGTGGTTGGTCATATTCTTTATCTACAAAGAACCTGATTTTTATTCGTCCCGCGCCTTTGTTACCCCTATTTTGCCGTTTGCGGTAATTGCTTTTTTAAGCGGTTTTTTAAATTTAATTGTGCCGGACTTTTATAAAAATTGGGAAGGTTACTGGAGTGCGGCGATTATGGGTGCATTCGTCTGGAATTTTGCCAGTTGGATAAATGCTAATAAGCGCGAAAAAGAATTAGACTACGAACGCCAGCAAAGGCAACTGGAAGAACAACAAAAATTAGCTCTTTCGGCCCAAAATAACCAGCTCGAAGTTTTAGTAGCCGAACGCACCGCCGAAATAACCAAACAAAAAGAAGAACTGGAAGTAACTATAAAAGAACTCCAAGCCACCCAGGCGCAACTTGTTCAACAAGAAAAACTGGCTTCCTTAGGCGAGCTTACCGCGGGCATTGCCCACGAAATTCAAAACCCGCTCAATTTTGTGAATAACTTTTCGGAAGTAAGCACCGAACTGCTGGGAGAATTAAAAGAAGGCCCTTTGCAAAAATTACCTCCCGAAGAAAAACAGTACGCCGAAGAAATTTTGTTTGATTTAACCCAAAATCTGAACAAAGTATCGTACCACGGCAAACGGGCCGAGAAAATTGTGAAAGGCATGTTGCAGCACTCGCGCACGACCACCGGCCAAAAAGAACCCACGGACATTAATGCCTTAGCCGATGAGTATTTGCGGCTTTCGTACCATGGTTTGCGGGCGAAAGACAAATCTTTTAACGCCACTATTAAAACCGACTTTGCGCCGGATTTAAAACCTGTGGAAGCGGTTTCGCAGGATTTGGGTCGGGTATTGCTCAATTTGTATAACAATGCTTTTTACGCCATCAGCGAGAAGAAGAAATTACAAAACGGCGCTTTTGAGCCCACCATTAACGTATCTACCCAGCAAAAAGACGACAAAATAGAAATTCGGGTAAAAGATAACGGCTTGGGTATTCCCCAGGCCATCCGGGATAAAATCATGCAGCCGTTTTTTACGACTAAACCAGCCGGCAAAGGTACCGGCCTGGGTTTATCGCTCAGTTTCGATATAATCACCAAAGTACACGGCGGCACCATCGACTTAAATACCCAGGAGGGGGAATTTTCGGAATTTATCTTGCGCTTACCTCGGAATAACGGATAA